From a region of the Zingiber officinale cultivar Zhangliang chromosome 10B, Zo_v1.1, whole genome shotgun sequence genome:
- the LOC122030543 gene encoding lysine histidine transporter 1-like codes for MGTQVQSPPENYDSRQNQSEKEKEKAIDDWLPITSSRNAKWWYSAFHNVTAMVGAGVLSLPYAMSELGWGPGIAVMVISWIVTLYTLWQMVEMHEMVPGKRFDRYHELGQYAFGEKLGLYIVVPQQLIVEVGVCIVYMVTGGRSLKKFHDVVCSDCKQIKLTFFIMIFASVHFVLSQLPNFNSISGISLAAAVMSFSYSTIAWVASVDKGKQEHVEYGYKSDTQERTVMRFLAALGDVAFAYAGHNVVLEIQATIPSTPEKPSKKPMWKGVIVAYIVVALCYFPVAFVGYWAFGNGVEDNILVSLSRPHWLIAMANMMVVVHVIGSYQIYAMPVFDMMETVLVKRLRFPPGLTLRLITRSAYVAFTMFVGITFPFFGGLLSFFGGFAFAPTTYFLPCIMWLAIYKPRRFSLSWITNWICIILGVLLMILAPIGALRDIIGNIIDKQYKFYQ; via the exons ATGGGAACTCAAGTTCAATCACCCCCTGAGAACTACGACAGTAGACAAAATCAG agcgagaaggagaaggagaaggcgaTCGACGACTGGCTTCCCATCACATCCTCCCGCAACGCCAAGTGGTGGTACTCCGCCTTCCACAATGTCACTGCCATGGTCGGAGCTGGCGTCCTCAGTTTGCCTTACGCCATGTCCGAACTCGGATG GGGGCCTGGGATCGCCGTGATGGTCATATCATGGATCGTGACCCTGTACACCCTGTGGCAAATGGTGGAGATGCACGAGATGGTTCCCGGGAAGCGATTCGATCGGTACCACGAGTTGGGACAATATGCTTTCGGCGAGAAGCTAGGCCTTTACATCGTCGTTCCCCAGCAGCTGATTGTGGAAGTCGGCGTCTGCATCGTCTACATGGTCACCGGCGGCAGATCCCTCAAGAAGTTCCACGACGTCGTCTGCTCTGACTGCAAGCAGATCAAGCTCACCTTTTTCATCATGATCTTCGCCTCTGTGCACTTTGTCCTCTCGCAGCTTCCCAACTTCAACTCTATTTCCGGGATATCTCTGGCCGCCGCTGTTATGTCTTTCAG TTATTCTACCATTGCATGGGTGGCTTCGGTGGACAAGGGGAAGCAGGAGCATGTGGAATACGGTTACAAATCTGATACACAAGAAAGGACTGTGATGAGGTTCCTGGCGGCGCTGGGAGATGTGGCCTTCGCGTACGCCGGCCACAACGTGGTGCTGGAAATCCAAGCCACCATTCCTTCCACTCCCGAGAAGCCTTCCAAGAAGCCGATGTGGAAGGGCGTGATCGTCGCCTACATCGTCGTCGCCCTCTGCTACTTCCCCGTGGCTTTCGTCGGCTACTGGGCCTTCGGCAACGGAGTCGAGGACAACATCCTGGTCTCTCTAAGCAGACCGCACTGGCTAATTGCCATGGCCAACATGATGGTCGTCGTTCACGTGATCGGAAGCTACCAG ATCTACGCGATGCCTGTGTTCGACATGATGGAGACGGTGCTGGTCAAAAGGCTTCGCTTTCCTCCTGGTCTAACTCTTCGCCTGATAACACGAAGTGCTTATGTTG CATTCACCATGTTCGTCGGCATAACCTTCCCCTTCTTCGGCGGACTACTCTCTTTCTTCGGTGGATTCGCGTTCGCCCCGACCACATACTTC CTTCCTTGCATCATGTGGCTTGCTATTTACAAACCCAGAAGGTTTAGCTTATCTTGGATCACTAATTGG ATCTGTATAATTCTTGGGGTCCTGCTGATGATCTTGGCTCCTATTGGTGCATTGCGAGACATCATCGGAAACATAATAGACAAGCAATACAAGTTCTACCAATGA